From the Acidimicrobiales bacterium genome, the window GAAGCTCTTCGAGGTCAACGAGGCCGCCCAGACGATCCACGGCGTCGCGCACCCTGACGCCAACATCATCTTCGGCAGCGTGATCGACGACTCGCTCGGCGACGCGGTGAGGGTCACCGTCATCGCCGCGGGCTTCGATCGCTTCGAGGAGCGCGCCTCGCAGCGCGGCGCGCGCGCCGAGCAGCAGGCGGCCCGTGGTGCCGAGCCCGAGCGCCCGCCGGTCGATGTCTTCGCTGTGGGGGGCGACGAGGTCGACCTCGGTGACGACGACTTCGACGTCCCCTCCTTCCTCCGCTAGCGGGCCGGGGCGCCCGGCGGCGACCCTCGGCGGGGGCGCCCGGGCGGCGATGACGACGAGGGCTGACGGGGACGCCCGCCGCTGGCGGCACGGTGCCGTCGGGGACCTCCCTGCCGACCTGCCCTCCCTCCCGTGGCGCTTCGCTCGCCAGGTGCACGGGGGCGCCGTCGCCGTCGTCGACGGCCGGCCCGGACCGTTCGGGGATGCCGCGGACGCCCTCGTGACCACCGCCGCGGACCTGCCCGTCGCCGTGCTCGGAGCCGACTGCGCCCTCCTCGCGCTGGCCGGGACGGAACGCGTCCTCGCCGTCGTGCACGCGGGCTGGCGCGGCCTCGTCGCCGGCGTCGTCGAGCGGGCGCTCGAGGCGATGCGGCGCCTCGGCGCCCAGGGGATCGAGGCCGTCCTGTCGCCGTGCATCCACCCGGAGTGCTACGCCTTCTCGGCCGGTGACCTCGCGGCGGCGGCTCGCCGCCTCGGACCGGCCGCCCTCGGCCGCACGGGCCGGGACGAGCCGGCCTTCGACCTCCCGGCGGCGGTGCGCGCCGTGCTCGCGCGCGAGGAGGTTCCGCTCGTCGCCACCCTCGGCGGCTGCACCGCCTGCGACGGGGGGCGGTGGTTCTCGAGCCGGGCGCGCCGGGAGGAGGCTCGCCACGCGCTCGTCGCCTGGTGGCCGTCGGCCGGACCGTGACGACGCCCGGCGGGTCCGGGGACCTCGCCCGGATCGGGGAGCGGCTGGAGCGCGTCCGCCGGCGGATCGCCGTGGCCGGCGGCGACCTCGCGAGGATCCGGATCGTCGCGGTGACGAAGGGGTTCGGTCTCGACGAGCTGCGCGCCGCCGTCGCGCTCGGGTGCGTCGACGTCGGCGAGAACTACGCGCACGAGCTCGTCACCAAGGCGGCGGCCGTCGGCGCCTCGCTGCCGGTGCGCTGGCACTTCCTCGGTGCCGTCCAGCGCAACAAGCTGGCGCGGCTCGCGCCCCTCGTCGCCTGCTACCAGGGCGTCGACCGGCTCGAGGAGGGGGAGGCGATCGCGGCGCGCGCGCCGGGCGCCGAGGTCCTCGTCGAGGTGAACGCCGCCGGCCTCCCCGGTCGCCCCGGCGTGCCGCCCGGCGAGGTGCCGTCGCTCGTGGCCGCGCTCGAGCGCCTCGACCTCGCCGTGCGCGGCCTCATGACGGTGGCACCTCCCGAGCGGGAGACGGCACGCCGCTGCTTCGAGACGGTGGCGGCCCTCGTCGCCGACCTCGGCCTCGAGGAGGCCTCGATGGGCATGAGCGACGACCTCGAGCTGGCCGTCGCCGCAGGCTCGACGATGGTGCGCGTCGGGCGCGCCCTGTTCGGGAGCCGCCCGGCGCGCCCCGCGCCGGAGACGCCCCCGGCGCGTCCTCGGGTGCCACAATAGGGTCCTCGCAGGAGGGTGGACATGGCATCGTTCGTGAACAAGGCGCTCGCCTACCTCGGCTTGAAGGACCTCGAGGACGACGAGCTCTACGACGACTACGAGCCGGTCGAGGAGGCTCGCCACGCCCCCCACCGCTCGCCCCGCTCCGCCTACCCCGATCCGGCCCGTCCGGAGGCGGCCGAGACGCGCAGCCTCGTGCGCCCCTTCGTCCCCGAGGAGGCCCGCGAGGCGCCCGGGACACGCCAGGCCGTCGTCCGCCCGCTGGCGCCGAGCCGGCCCGCTGCCGCCAAGGTGCACGTCGTCGCCCCGACCCGCTTCGCCGACGCCCAGCAGATCGGCGACCTCGTGAAGGCGTCGAATCCGGTCATCGTCAACCTCACGACGAGCGACCGCGACCTCGCGCGGCGGATGATCGACTTCTGCTCCGGCCT encodes:
- a CDS encoding polyphenol oxidase family protein; translation: MTTRADGDARRWRHGAVGDLPADLPSLPWRFARQVHGGAVAVVDGRPGPFGDAADALVTTAADLPVAVLGADCALLALAGTERVLAVVHAGWRGLVAGVVERALEAMRRLGAQGIEAVLSPCIHPECYAFSAGDLAAAARRLGPAALGRTGRDEPAFDLPAAVRAVLAREEVPLVATLGGCTACDGGRWFSSRARREEARHALVAWWPSAGP
- a CDS encoding YggS family pyridoxal phosphate enzyme, whose protein sequence is MAVGRTVTTPGGSGDLARIGERLERVRRRIAVAGGDLARIRIVAVTKGFGLDELRAAVALGCVDVGENYAHELVTKAAAVGASLPVRWHFLGAVQRNKLARLAPLVACYQGVDRLEEGEAIAARAPGAEVLVEVNAAGLPGRPGVPPGEVPSLVAALERLDLAVRGLMTVAPPERETARRCFETVAALVADLGLEEASMGMSDDLELAVAAGSTMVRVGRALFGSRPARPAPETPPARPRVPQ
- the sepF gene encoding cell division protein SepF: MASFVNKALAYLGLKDLEDDELYDDYEPVEEARHAPHRSPRSAYPDPARPEAAETRSLVRPFVPEEAREAPGTRQAVVRPLAPSRPAAAKVHVVAPTRFADAQQIGDLVKASNPVIVNLTTSDRDLARRMIDFCSGLTYALGGSMEKAADQVFLLTPSNVEVTAEERQRLQEHGLLHS